Within the Gimesia sp. genome, the region TGCATGTGGGGGTCAACGCCGGTACCCATGATCTGTTTCACATCGACATATTCCTGTCCCACATTTTTGACAAGATCGGCGACCATTCCCACGGTCGCTGCGACAGGGATCGGGTACTGGATATTGGTTCCGGATTTCTCTTTTTTGGTCTGAGGCGTCGAATTATCCTGTGACTGACAGCCGACCAGACCGATTAACATCAGGGCGAAAGCGAAGAGCTTTCTCATGATAAGGTATGCTCCGGTAAAGGTTTAGTGTGTGCGGAGTGTTTAAATGTAGCCAAGGCTACATTTTTTATAATTTTATAGCAGGTACCCCGGGAATGTCAACTCCGCGGAAATGCATTACTTCTGAGGCTTGAGGTGTTGATCAAAGAAGCCGATGACCGCAGGCCGGAGGTCGCGCTGTTTAGGTTGGAGGTGAAAGCTGTGTGGAGCGCCTTCGATAATGATGAGCTCAGCGGGGATACCACCTTTTTTCAGCGCGGTCTGCAGGAGCTCTGACTGTTCTACCGGGACCAGCGCGTCTCGGTTTCCGTGCAGGATGAGGAAGGGAGGATCATCGTCTGAAGTATGCGATACTGCAGAGGCCTGTTTGCTGAGTGCCTTTTCTTCTTCTGAGAAGGAGCTCAGCAAGTCTCGAGATTTTGCCAGGGCAATCAGGTCATGTACGCCGTACATGGGGACGACTGCCTGAATGCGGGATGAAAAGCCTGCATAAGGTTCTTCAGGTTCGAGCTGTGGATCGTCGCCGGTCACAGCCAGCATCGCGACCAGGTGTCCGCCGGCGGAACCACCGATCGCCCCGATGTGGTCGGCGTCGATGTGATATTTGTCGGCATGTTTTCTGAGAAAGCGAACGGCGGTTTTACAATCCTGCAAGTGGCCTGGCCAGACCTGTTTGAGGTTATCGGTGAAGCGAGAATGTCTTTTTGCCAACTGGTAGTTGATGCTGGCACAGACGTAGCCTGCTTTGGCCAGATTGGTGCCGATGTTGATTTCGCGGCGGGCGCCTTTGTCACCGCCATGCCAGCCTCCGCCATGAATAATCACGACAGCGGGATATGGGCCTTTCCGCAAGTGGGTATCGGGAAGATAGAGGTCGAGTTTTTCCTCACGGCCTGCCCCCAGGTACTCCACGTTTTTTTGAATTTCTACATGGGAAAGTTCACGTTTGACCCGTTCGGAGGGGGAAAGGAACGTGACCCGGTCCCGGCCTGCAAGCTCGGTGAGTTCTTTAATGTCGAACGCTTTGAGCAGACCGAAGCAGAAGAGTTCGGGCGCCTGGCTGACAGCTTTATCCTGTTCGAGTACTTCCTTGAGCGACCCGTAAGAGTCCTGCAGGCTGATACTTGTGATGGCTGCGGGTTCGATAGCACCTGCCACGAGTGTAAAGAGGCTGCTGCGGGGGCCGACGGACTGGATCTGAACGGTGGACTGCTTCTGGTCGGCTTTCAACCAGCGGGCGATGACAGCGAGCTGGCTGGCCTGAATGCCCAGGGGGCGTTCTCCCACGGCAGCGACAAGCAGACCATACAGGAAGTCACGCTGACTGATTTTCGATTCGCCGAAGTAGAAAGGATCGACGGCGAGCACATTCTGTCCTTCAGCCAGCAGCTTCTCTACAGTTCCAGCCAGACTCTGCCGACCTGCATCTGCGACGACGATAGTGGTGGATTTTGCAGAACCTCGTGAAAATTCCACGGCAGGGACGGTCCAGTTCTGATCGACGTTCAGTTTCCAGAAGGTGACTTTGGTGTCGCCTGCTGATTTGTGGTCGACCTTAGTGCCGATGACTTTTGACTCTGGAGCGGAGATGAGTTTTTTGAGTGCTGCCCGTTGTTTTTCAGGTGTGGTCTTTTTCGCGGGGCGAGGCAGATCCTGACTGAGCTTGAGGGCCAGAGTGTGGAAGTCCGCATTGTCAGCGGGGAGTTCGACCTGCAGTTCCTCTGCTGTTTTCAATTCTTCGTCACAGGGGATTTCTTCGACTGGCAGCGGTTTGCCGGGTTCGGAGAAGTGTGCTGAGAGCATGCGATAGAGGGCTTCGCGATTGTCTTTGAGGAAGTTGTGCGTGCCGGGATCGTCGTTGATGTGCTTCTGCAGATTTTCTTCTTTGTCGTAGAGCTTGAAGATTGGGAAGGCGGCCTTGAGCAGTGGGGGCTGGGCGTATCCCGATTCGAAGCAGCAGTTGTCTTTCGAGTTGTTGGTCAGCAAGGTCGGACGGGGGGCCCGCATCGCGGTCAGGTGTGTGTAGTCGGCGTAGAGCGCCAGGTCGTTTGGCGTCTGTTCGGAATCACCCAGGTCTTTGGTGTGATAGTTACGGGTGAGGAAGCTCGAGTATCCTGCTACCGGATTGGAGAGGGTGACCCGTTCGTCGAGGGAGCTGATAAAGATCGTCTGCCAGCCACCCCCGGAAAGACCCGCGACCGCGACGCGCTGGGGATCAGCGTTAGGATGCGCGAGTAAAACATCGAGCCCTTTTTTCATGGAGAGATAAAAGGGAGCGAGCCCGCTGGTGCCACACAGGTCGAGCTGGTTCATCTTGTAGTGCGTGAAGCCGGGAGAGTTGAGCTGTCCCATGCCGAGCCATTCCACGTTGAGAGCGAGCATGCCCCGCTTAGCCTGATTGATACAGCGGACCTGTTTGTAGTCGGCGGCTTTTCCATCATTGCGATCGTGCCCGTTCACGTTCATCACGACGGGAACTTTGCCCGTCAGGTCATTGGGAATGTAAAGCAGAGCGGGGACCCAGAGTCCGGGGACGGCTTCGAAGCGAAGTTTCTGGATTTTGTATTCGGGACCGCCGGGGATGGTCTCGCCCCAGACGACGTTCAGTTTTGTGTCGCGCCATTTGGCTGCTTCACCGCGATAGACGACTTTGTTCAACACCTCTTTGCGAATGCGGTCATTGACCTTTTCCCATTCGGCGACAGTGCTGACTTCAGGCATGCCGGGGACTTTGGGAGCGATAAATGCCTGGACCTCTTTCCATGGCTGATCTTTTTCCAGGATCGGTTGTTTCAGCCAGTTCTGCAGGTCGGGTTCAGCAGCTGACAATCGCGAAATACTGAGTGAAAGCAGGCTGCAGAAGACGAGTAGAGTGCGGACAGAATGGTGCCTCATGGCTGGAACTCCCGATGAATTCTGGTGGGATCTGATAAATCAATATTGATTCATTCTGCGAAAAACAGGCAGGGAACACAAGTTCGTTAGGAAAATTAAAGAAACAGCACGCGCAGTTTGAACCCCGGTGACTGGCCAGATTTCAGCAAGGTTCTGGTCAGGACTTTTTGCCTAATTCGATGGAACGGAGTGTAGCCGCAGCGACGGCGTTCATGAGGCTGCTACGGAGTCCTCCGGATTCAAGGGCGTGGATGCCGGCGATCGTGGTGCCACCCGGACTGGTGACTGCGTCTTTGAGGGCACCGGGATGTTCTCCGGTCTCGAGAACCATTTCCGCGGCGCCTTTGACGGTTTGTGCGGCGAGCTGAGTGGCGACGTGGCGGGGGAGTCCCATCCGCACGGCACCATCGCTGAGGGCTTCGATGATCTGATAAATGTAAGCGGGTCCGGAGCCGGACAGTCCGGTGACGGCGTCCAGTTGTGACTCGGGGACTTCGACGGCGATGCCGACGGTGGAGAGCAGGGAATCGACCAGGCTGGCATCGGCTTCTGTCGCTTTACCGCCCCGGGCGAATGCAGAAGCTCCCTGTTTGACCAGGCAAGGAGTGTTAGGCATGACACGGATCACGCGGATGGAATCCCCGAGAGTCTCCAGGAAGAGTGAGAGTGGAGAACCGGCGGCGATGGAGACCAGCAGTTGTTTCCCGGTAATAGTGCCTTTCAGTTCCTGCAGGACGTCGGGGAGCTGTTGCGGTTTGACAGCCAGGATCACGATATCAGACTGTTCAGCGACAGTGATATTGGCCTCAAGTGTGGTTGCGCCGGTTTCGTGGGCGAAGTTTTCCCGGGCTGACTCGTAAGTGTCGCTGGCACAGACGTTTTCTGCAGAGGTAAAACCGGAGGAAATGAGACCTCCTGCCAGGGCAGTCGCCATGCGTCCTGCACCAATAAAACCGACTTTCATTTGTCTACTGTCTGACATTCTGGGGGGCTTTCTGCTGTCTGTAGCTGTCAATTCGACTGTATTTTGAGGCTATTTCGTGCTGTCCTCAAATTTTCCTTCGGATAGTCCCTGATAGAGAGGACGTAAACTGCTAGAATACTACTATCTGCGTCTACGATATCAATGTAAGCGTAAGTCACTTTGAATTGTAACACCAACGATCGGAATGTGCATCAGTGCCCGTTTCAGACGTGTTGATCCATAAATGCGAGCTGATTGCGAGATGAAGACGGCCGGTTATAATAAGCTGCAAAATGCAACCGGGAATGAAAGCCAAACGAGAATGTCAGACGTGGTTCCCCCCCCGATTCGTGTGGGGGCGGTCTCTTATCTCAATTCGAAGCCACTGATTCAGGATCTGGAAGATCTCGCGGATAATGCTGAACTGATGTTAGATTATCCCAGCCTGCTGGCCGATGATCTGGCAGAGGGGCGAATCGATGTGGGACTGATCCCGTCGATTGAGGTCATTCGCAGTCCCCATTATGAAGTGATCTCAAATGCCTGTGTGGCGACTCAGGGGCCGGTGCTGAGTGTGAAAATGTATAGTCGCGTGCCTCTGGGTAAAATCAAGCGGCTGGCACTGGACATGGGCTCGCGGACGAGTGCGACGCTGGTCAGAATCATGCTGGCGGAACAGTATGGCGTGTATCCGGAAGTGGAGCCGCTGCCGATCGAACAGACCATTGAAGCGACAACCGCAGATGCGATCCTGCTGATTGGTGATCGGGCGATTCATACGCCGAGTGCGAAGTTCGCTGCGACCTGGGATCTCGGAGAAGAGTGGTTGCGCTGGACAGGGCTGCCGTTCGTATTCGCCATGTGGGCCGTCCGTCGAGATCAGGATACCGGATCGCTGGAGACCGCGTTATGTCAGGCACGCGACAAGGGTGTTTCGATGTTGGACGAGATCGCCCGGCGGGAAGCACCTGAGCTGGGCATTGACGTGGCGGTGGCGGAAAGCTATCTGAAGAATAATCTGAGTTTTTATCTGGGATCTGCAG harbors:
- a CDS encoding alpha/beta hydrolase — translated: MRHHSVRTLLVFCSLLSLSISRLSAAEPDLQNWLKQPILEKDQPWKEVQAFIAPKVPGMPEVSTVAEWEKVNDRIRKEVLNKVVYRGEAAKWRDTKLNVVWGETIPGGPEYKIQKLRFEAVPGLWVPALLYIPNDLTGKVPVVMNVNGHDRNDGKAADYKQVRCINQAKRGMLALNVEWLGMGQLNSPGFTHYKMNQLDLCGTSGLAPFYLSMKKGLDVLLAHPNADPQRVAVAGLSGGGWQTIFISSLDERVTLSNPVAGYSSFLTRNYHTKDLGDSEQTPNDLALYADYTHLTAMRAPRPTLLTNNSKDNCCFESGYAQPPLLKAAFPIFKLYDKEENLQKHINDDPGTHNFLKDNREALYRMLSAHFSEPGKPLPVEEIPCDEELKTAEELQVELPADNADFHTLALKLSQDLPRPAKKTTPEKQRAALKKLISAPESKVIGTKVDHKSAGDTKVTFWKLNVDQNWTVPAVEFSRGSAKSTTIVVADAGRQSLAGTVEKLLAEGQNVLAVDPFYFGESKISQRDFLYGLLVAAVGERPLGIQASQLAVIARWLKADQKQSTVQIQSVGPRSSLFTLVAGAIEPAAITSISLQDSYGSLKEVLEQDKAVSQAPELFCFGLLKAFDIKELTELAGRDRVTFLSPSERVKRELSHVEIQKNVEYLGAGREEKLDLYLPDTHLRKGPYPAVVIIHGGGWHGGDKGARREINIGTNLAKAGYVCASINYQLAKRHSRFTDNLKQVWPGHLQDCKTAVRFLRKHADKYHIDADHIGAIGGSAGGHLVAMLAVTGDDPQLEPEEPYAGFSSRIQAVVPMYGVHDLIALAKSRDLLSSFSEEEKALSKQASAVSHTSDDDPPFLILHGNRDALVPVEQSELLQTALKKGGIPAELIIIEGAPHSFHLQPKQRDLRPAVIGFFDQHLKPQK
- the proC gene encoding pyrroline-5-carboxylate reductase, whose protein sequence is MSDSRQMKVGFIGAGRMATALAGGLISSGFTSAENVCASDTYESARENFAHETGATTLEANITVAEQSDIVILAVKPQQLPDVLQELKGTITGKQLLVSIAAGSPLSLFLETLGDSIRVIRVMPNTPCLVKQGASAFARGGKATEADASLVDSLLSTVGIAVEVPESQLDAVTGLSGSGPAYIYQIIEALSDGAVRMGLPRHVATQLAAQTVKGAAEMVLETGEHPGALKDAVTSPGGTTIAGIHALESGGLRSSLMNAVAAATLRSIELGKKS
- a CDS encoding menaquinone biosynthesis protein yields the protein MSDVVPPPIRVGAVSYLNSKPLIQDLEDLADNAELMLDYPSLLADDLAEGRIDVGLIPSIEVIRSPHYEVISNACVATQGPVLSVKMYSRVPLGKIKRLALDMGSRTSATLVRIMLAEQYGVYPEVEPLPIEQTIEATTADAILLIGDRAIHTPSAKFAATWDLGEEWLRWTGLPFVFAMWAVRRDQDTGSLETALCQARDKGVSMLDEIARREAPELGIDVAVAESYLKNNLSFYLGSAERCGLQLFQELAIKTGLAPEGVPLVFRNCISAG